One Microbacterium trichothecenolyticum DNA window includes the following coding sequences:
- a CDS encoding P-II family nitrogen regulator encodes MHGMTPMTKVEIIVPARNAPAMRELITAAGATGYTSVSGVSGIGHGGQHCGTLLFNDFDTLTMLITVLPEGRAGELISAVRELLNSCSGVMFVTDTFVSRPDYFQ; translated from the coding sequence ATGCACGGAATGACCCCCATGACCAAGGTCGAGATCATCGTTCCCGCCCGCAACGCCCCCGCGATGCGCGAACTGATCACCGCCGCCGGAGCGACGGGATACACCTCGGTGTCCGGGGTGTCGGGCATCGGCCACGGCGGTCAGCACTGCGGCACGCTGCTGTTCAACGACTTCGACACGCTCACGATGCTCATCACCGTGCTGCCCGAGGGCCGCGCGGGCGAGTTGATCTCCGCCGTGCGTGAACTGCTGAACTCCTGCAGCGGGGTGATGTTCGTCACAGACACCTTCGTCAGCCGGCCGGACTACTTCCAGTGA
- a CDS encoding proton-conducting transporter transmembrane domain-containing protein, with product MVESTMLAVAVAAPWVAAVIAVPRAATAATAARAAAAITAAGALAAIGGATLRAAGGAPAEETAWAGDALAVVMLILVSGLSAVIQVYALRYLRGDDRQRWFVIWANALTGSSAVMVSAGSVLVFTAGWIAAGICLVSLLGTYGTLPQARQGMRRTALNLLIADTPLVLAALVLTVAAGGDVSFARLTSVLPSESAGIVALLLVVSALGRSAQVPFHRWLPATLSAPTPVSALLHAGVVNAGAILLIRFSPLIAPMAAAMLLIFAAGAVTLVYATAVRLVKPDVKGRLVFSTAGQMGFMMMAVGMGAFAGAVFHLIAHALYKSAMFLSAGSGVAVRAEHRSWPTPPPARPARTVTAIALAVALAVAVLAGGQALLAARIAPANLALLCFVACTAIVAVTAGLRRSMTPGTVIGAAAGLIGGGLLYLCFLESFHHLIAPASGARPASPWLLLLPGLLLLALELVTRSGRIGGALHRALYARAVAASSVRPAPRTALTPSHRIGVAP from the coding sequence ATGGTCGAGAGCACGATGCTCGCGGTCGCCGTCGCGGCCCCGTGGGTCGCTGCGGTGATCGCCGTTCCCCGTGCGGCGACCGCGGCCACCGCCGCACGCGCTGCCGCGGCGATCACCGCCGCCGGAGCGCTGGCCGCGATCGGCGGCGCGACCCTGCGCGCCGCCGGCGGCGCGCCCGCCGAGGAGACGGCATGGGCGGGCGATGCATTGGCAGTCGTGATGCTGATCCTGGTGTCGGGCCTCAGCGCGGTGATCCAGGTGTACGCGCTGCGATACCTGCGCGGCGACGACCGGCAGCGGTGGTTCGTGATCTGGGCGAACGCGCTGACAGGCAGCTCGGCGGTGATGGTGAGCGCGGGCTCCGTGCTCGTGTTCACCGCCGGGTGGATCGCCGCCGGCATCTGCCTCGTGTCCCTGCTCGGCACGTACGGCACGCTCCCCCAGGCACGTCAGGGGATGCGGCGTACAGCGCTCAACCTGCTCATCGCCGACACTCCGCTGGTGCTCGCGGCACTCGTGTTGACGGTCGCCGCCGGCGGCGACGTGAGCTTCGCGCGGCTGACGAGCGTGCTGCCGTCCGAGAGCGCCGGGATCGTGGCGCTGCTCCTGGTCGTGTCGGCCCTGGGGCGGTCGGCGCAAGTGCCGTTTCACCGCTGGCTGCCCGCCACCCTGTCGGCACCCACCCCCGTTTCCGCCCTGCTGCACGCGGGGGTGGTGAACGCCGGCGCGATCCTGCTCATCCGGTTCTCGCCGCTGATCGCACCGATGGCGGCCGCCATGCTGCTGATCTTCGCCGCGGGAGCGGTGACACTCGTCTACGCGACGGCGGTGCGCCTGGTGAAACCCGACGTCAAGGGACGGCTGGTGTTCTCGACGGCGGGACAGATGGGCTTCATGATGATGGCCGTCGGCATGGGTGCCTTCGCCGGCGCCGTGTTCCACCTCATCGCACATGCCCTGTACAAGTCGGCGATGTTCCTCTCGGCCGGTAGCGGAGTCGCGGTGCGGGCGGAGCACCGCTCCTGGCCCACACCGCCCCCGGCCCGCCCGGCAAGAACGGTCACGGCCATCGCCCTCGCCGTCGCACTGGCCGTCGCGGTGCTCGCGGGCGGTCAAGCGCTCCTGGCGGCCCGGATCGCCCCCGCGAACCTGGCCCTGCTCTGCTTCGTCGCCTGCACCGCGATCGTCGCCGTCACCGCGGGCCTGCGCCGCAGCATGACGCCGGGCACCGTGATCGGCGCGGCAGCGGGGCTCATCGGAGGCGGGCTGCTCTACCTGTGCTTCCTCGAGTCCTTCCACCACCTGATCGCCCCGGCGTCCGGCGCCCGACCGGCGTCTCCCTGGCTGCTGCTCCTGCCGGGCCTGCTGCTGCTTGCGCTCGAGCTCGTCACGCGCTCGGGCCGCATCGGCGGTGCCCTGCACCGCGCTCTGTACGCCCGCGCCGTGGCCGCATCGTCCGTCCGCCCCGCACCCCGCACCGCCCTCACCCCCTCACACCGGATCGGAGTCGCGCCGTGA
- a CDS encoding helix-turn-helix transcriptional regulator yields the protein MAGWTFLTNHAHVLLCVAANPEILLRDVATLVGVTERAAQRIVGELEEEGYLTRERVGRRNTYRLNPDRPLRHPLDRGHHIGELLDAFSRVEGARAAGARPEGAAAAPPAQSDAD from the coding sequence ATGGCCGGCTGGACGTTCTTGACCAACCACGCGCACGTCCTGCTGTGCGTGGCGGCCAACCCCGAGATCTTGTTGCGCGACGTCGCGACGCTCGTGGGGGTGACCGAACGCGCAGCGCAGCGCATCGTCGGTGAGCTCGAAGAGGAGGGGTACCTCACCCGGGAGCGCGTCGGCCGGCGAAACACCTACCGTCTCAATCCCGACCGGCCCCTCCGGCATCCCCTCGACCGGGGTCACCACATCGGCGAGCTTCTCGACGCGTTCTCCCGCGTCGAGGGGGCTCGTGCTGCGGGTGCCCGTCCCGAGGGGGCGGCGGCCGCGCCGCCGGCACAGTCCGACGCGGACTGA
- a CDS encoding ester cyclase: protein MQAWETREWFADFLDTLNRHDLDDLRGMLDPAVRRAHLPAGADAWIDDYADLLHGFPDWQWKRIQVLVEDDRLAVHLRAGGTHTGPFAHLAPTRTRVSIASFAMYRLERGRIVEASGTDDAAQIRAFLR from the coding sequence GTGCAGGCTTGGGAGACGCGTGAGTGGTTCGCCGACTTCCTCGACACCCTCAATCGTCACGATCTCGACGATCTCCGCGGAATGCTCGACCCGGCCGTGCGGCGGGCGCACCTTCCCGCCGGAGCCGATGCGTGGATCGACGACTACGCCGACCTGCTGCACGGTTTCCCCGACTGGCAGTGGAAGCGCATCCAGGTGCTCGTCGAAGACGATCGCCTCGCCGTGCACCTGCGCGCTGGCGGCACCCACACCGGCCCGTTCGCCCACCTGGCGCCCACGCGCACCCGCGTGAGCATCGCCTCGTTCGCGATGTACCGGCTCGAGCGGGGCCGGATCGTCGAGGCATCCGGAACCGACGACGCCGCGCAGATCCGCGCGTTCCTGCGGTGA
- the dcd gene encoding dCTP deaminase, with product MLLSDHDIRAELEAQRLGLDPFDPAMVQPSSVDVRLDRYFRLFDNHKYPFIDPAEDQPELTRLIEVEPDEPFILHPGEFALGSTFERVTLPDDVAARLEGKSSLGRLGLLTHSTAGFIDPGFSGHVTLELSNVATLPIKLWPGMKIGQVCYFRLTSPAENPYGSGPYGNRYQGQRGPTASRSALNFHRTDVGTTEAGSAGR from the coding sequence GTGCTGCTCTCCGATCACGACATCCGAGCCGAACTCGAGGCCCAGCGTCTGGGCCTCGACCCCTTCGACCCCGCCATGGTGCAGCCTTCCAGCGTCGATGTGCGACTGGACCGGTACTTCCGGCTGTTCGACAACCACAAGTACCCCTTCATCGACCCGGCCGAGGATCAGCCCGAGCTCACCCGCCTCATCGAGGTCGAGCCCGACGAGCCGTTCATCCTGCACCCGGGTGAATTCGCCCTCGGCTCCACCTTCGAGCGCGTGACGCTCCCCGATGACGTCGCGGCGCGCCTCGAGGGTAAGTCGTCGCTCGGGCGTCTCGGGCTGCTGACGCACTCGACCGCCGGCTTCATCGACCCGGGCTTCTCGGGGCATGTCACCCTCGAGCTCTCGAACGTCGCCACCTTGCCGATCAAGCTCTGGCCGGGCATGAAGATCGGGCAGGTCTGCTACTTCCGCCTGACCTCGCCCGCCGAGAATCCCTACGGCTCGGGCCCTTACGGCAACCGCTACCAGGGGCAGCGCGGTCCGACCGCGTCGCGCTCCGCGTTGAACTTCCACCGCACCGACGTCGGTACCACCGAGGCGGGCTCCGCGGGGCGTTGA
- a CDS encoding MarR family winged helix-turn-helix transcriptional regulator, with translation MASDPADEIAAALSRLRGRRPRPPFGHDEHRHHTHGHGGPWGRGAPPWADPAPGRFGGPARLRLLDALVAAAGSLSVSEIADAVGVDQPRASRLVQQATQTGLVAREPDPDDARRTRVRLTAAGEDMITGFRGRRRDAVRSALESFTDDERVEFARLLAKFADAWPRD, from the coding sequence ATGGCCTCCGACCCCGCCGACGAGATCGCCGCCGCCCTGTCACGGTTGCGTGGCCGCCGTCCTCGGCCGCCGTTCGGCCACGACGAGCATCGCCACCACACGCACGGGCACGGCGGACCGTGGGGACGAGGTGCGCCGCCGTGGGCCGACCCCGCCCCCGGGCGTTTCGGCGGACCGGCGCGCCTGCGTCTGCTCGACGCCCTGGTCGCCGCGGCCGGATCGCTGTCGGTGAGCGAGATCGCCGATGCCGTGGGCGTCGATCAGCCGCGTGCCTCCCGCCTGGTGCAGCAGGCCACGCAGACGGGGCTGGTCGCTCGCGAGCCCGACCCCGACGACGCCCGCCGCACCCGTGTGCGACTGACCGCGGCCGGCGAAGACATGATCACGGGCTTCCGCGGTCGTCGACGGGATGCCGTGCGCTCCGCGCTGGAGTCCTTCACCGACGACGAGCGGGTCGAGTTCGCGCGCCTGCTGGCGAAATTCGCCGACGCCTGGCCGCGCGACTGA